One genomic window of Mucilaginibacter sp. SJ includes the following:
- a CDS encoding AraC family transcriptional regulator produces the protein MRERSNKKKHVEGITRCGTAFERHLHEGIVDLDKGYEDDPLITIYKLEDILPQLNNYLPPVRQSGQWISLVTKGAGEKSIADHYFEIRDHTLFLAGKRASQSSRYYFPHVQGYTVIFDIEKLSSLLHKGGIIRERKVLTALLRPYLYLTTNQSQRLAEIMNAIYEEKIHAKGAVTELMALKIAELLIQCDRLFERERLIRHDNQHFPVLQKFLSLVDENVHRQHRSTFYHRTLDLQASQLNMILRSHGMGNSGEIIRNKLITDMKLLLHTTRLSVGAIANALGFNSARSCSQYFTRNTGISPSTFRGNQDAVIRTLGDQVRPKRF, from the coding sequence ATGCGCGAGCGATCAAATAAAAAAAAGCATGTGGAAGGTATCACCCGTTGCGGAACAGCCTTCGAAAGGCATCTTCATGAAGGGATCGTTGATCTTGACAAAGGTTATGAGGACGATCCCCTGATCACCATTTACAAGCTGGAAGACATTTTGCCGCAACTGAACAATTACCTTCCGCCTGTCCGGCAATCGGGACAATGGATCAGCCTGGTGACTAAGGGGGCCGGGGAAAAATCGATAGCTGACCATTATTTCGAGATCAGGGACCATACGCTTTTCCTGGCCGGCAAACGTGCCTCCCAGTCCAGCAGGTATTACTTCCCACATGTGCAAGGGTACACCGTCATCTTTGATATTGAAAAATTAAGTTCCTTGCTGCATAAAGGGGGTATCATCCGCGAGCGTAAGGTACTGACCGCATTACTGAGGCCTTACCTGTACCTGACCACGAATCAATCCCAAAGATTGGCCGAGATCATGAATGCCATCTATGAGGAAAAGATCCATGCGAAAGGTGCGGTCACCGAGCTGATGGCCCTGAAGATAGCCGAATTACTGATCCAGTGTGATCGTTTATTTGAGCGTGAACGGCTAATACGTCATGATAACCAGCATTTTCCGGTCCTGCAAAAATTCCTTTCCCTGGTCGATGAAAATGTACACCGTCAGCATAGGTCCACCTTTTATCACCGAACCTTAGATCTGCAGGCCAGTCAATTGAATATGATCCTCAGGTCGCACGGTATGGGCAATTCCGGGGAGATCATCAGGAATAAACTGATCACGGATATGAAGCTGCTGCTGCACACGACCAGGTTATCGGTAGGTGCCATCGCCAACGCGCTTGGTTTTAATTCGGCAAGAAGCTGCTCCCAGTACTTTACAAGGAATACCGGGATCTCCCCATCCACTTTTCGGGGCAATCAGGACGCGGTGATCAGAACCCTGGGAGATCAGGTTAGGCCGAAGCGCTTCTGA
- a CDS encoding catalase, producing the protein MSQNSQYQHSIEIVEKIGKILGYFPGYRSLHADGRFFKGYFKGNVAARDYTRALFLQGEEIPVSVRFSKGGGDPYANFSATVGMAVRFYMPKGMVSNLVMLSQKLFIANTVEQFLALLEAGLPTEPGGPVNKAGLQAFLASNLNSAKVFKMRAESLAPVSFAHTEFNSVHAFLFRDAADEVTPGRLHWVPVAGIKGQPVEVLSAMAGDVLFTELASRLSRGTAEFDLVLELAEDGDPLNDATALWPEDRKRVVIGRLTLTDTLKEDDLTDKVMNHDPSQLTDGIDPTDDPILQIRRGVYEVSAAQRSSVGRGACPFAH; encoded by the coding sequence ATGTCACAGAACAGCCAGTACCAACATTCGATCGAGATCGTTGAAAAGATCGGCAAGATCTTAGGGTATTTTCCCGGCTACCGTTCGCTGCACGCGGACGGGCGCTTTTTTAAAGGATATTTCAAGGGTAATGTAGCCGCCAGGGATTATACGAGAGCACTCTTCCTCCAGGGGGAAGAGATACCCGTTTCCGTAAGGTTCTCTAAAGGTGGAGGTGATCCCTATGCCAATTTTAGTGCGACCGTAGGTATGGCCGTGCGGTTCTATATGCCCAAAGGGATGGTCAGCAACCTGGTGATGCTTAGCCAGAAACTGTTTATCGCCAATACCGTGGAGCAATTCCTGGCACTTTTGGAAGCCGGACTGCCAACGGAACCCGGAGGGCCGGTGAACAAGGCAGGATTGCAGGCCTTCCTTGCCAGTAACCTGAACAGTGCGAAAGTATTCAAGATGCGGGCCGAAAGCCTCGCCCCGGTAAGTTTCGCACATACCGAATTTAACTCCGTTCATGCTTTCCTGTTCCGTGATGCTGCGGATGAAGTGACCCCGGGCCGTTTACATTGGGTACCGGTTGCCGGCATCAAAGGGCAGCCCGTGGAGGTTCTGAGCGCCATGGCAGGCGATGTCCTGTTCACCGAACTGGCTTCACGACTCAGCCGTGGAACGGCCGAATTTGACCTGGTACTTGAACTCGCAGAGGATGGTGATCCCCTTAATGATGCCACCGCGCTATGGCCGGAAGACCGTAAACGCGTGGTCATTGGGAGGTTGACACTAACCGATACCCTGAAGGAAGATGACCTGACCGATAAGGTGATGAACCATGATCCGTCGCAGCTTACCGATGGTATCGATCCGACAGATGACCCGATACTGCAAATACGGCGCGGTGTTTACGAGGTTTCTGCTGCGCAGCGTAGCAGCGTCGGCCGTGGAGCATGTCCATTTGCCCACTAA
- a CDS encoding helix-turn-helix domain-containing protein, producing MVEAEQRQKGSSRKQKDHGRRVCIIPPGTPVRDAINGLDGLLIHFNDQLFADSSVARTCLNHRRSLKKCSVATFLLSALDSFRVQQIVGAIADELTCNHPERNDMIAIKILELLILCESMNSETADEEETLETHPVIEQFNNLLERNYTRERSVRYYADTLGIHPNHLNYLVKKHTRLNAKESINNRVVQRSKQLLAQSGLIIKEIAYQLGFEDPNNFSTFFQKYAGISPVAFRSASA from the coding sequence ATGGTCGAAGCGGAACAGCGGCAAAAAGGCAGTTCCCGGAAGCAAAAAGACCATGGCCGGCGCGTTTGTATCATTCCGCCCGGAACACCGGTGCGTGACGCGATCAATGGCTTGGACGGGCTGCTGATCCATTTCAATGACCAGTTGTTCGCTGATTCATCGGTGGCCAGGACCTGTTTGAACCACAGGAGATCGCTCAAAAAATGTAGTGTGGCCACTTTCCTGCTCTCTGCCTTAGATAGTTTCCGTGTACAACAGATCGTTGGCGCGATCGCCGATGAACTGACCTGTAATCACCCGGAAAGAAATGATATGATCGCCATCAAGATCCTCGAACTGCTGATCCTTTGTGAGAGCATGAACAGCGAAACAGCGGATGAGGAGGAAACATTGGAAACTCACCCGGTCATCGAACAGTTCAACAACCTCCTTGAACGGAATTATACAAGGGAAAGAAGTGTCAGGTATTATGCGGACACACTGGGTATCCATCCCAATCATTTGAATTACCTCGTTAAAAAACATACCCGTTTAAATGCCAAGGAAAGCATCAATAACCGCGTGGTACAACGATCCAAACAATTGCTTGCCCAGTCCGGCCTGATCATTAAGGAGATCGCCTACCAGCTTGGTTTTGAGGACCCCAATAACTTTTCAACATTCTTTCAGAAGTATGCCGGTATCTCACCGGTCGCCTTCAGAAGCGCTTCGGCCTAA
- a CDS encoding VOC family protein, with protein MSISRNEPAGNGDIALSGFHHITSIAGSAQATAGFYREIIRLQLVKRSVNPEDPYCYHLYFGDGQAAPGTLLSFMNWPGAVSGRRGHGEAVSVSLNLNGTAFRQLLEAIIMREIGITRHNDRQLTLSDPDGMELHIHCTDNEWLLPQKHKCAAVRIGGVSLRVPEPGISVDFFKDQLGMVQTGSSGEKAVLGFRNGQDSWLRVTGGQEDPALTACGSIHHIAFTVQDRATLTAFYDSLKTAGFNPSAIIDRRYYESLYVREPGGVLVELATAGPGFHTDELLSELGTKLMLPEHLESWRNEIVAKLPHIS; from the coding sequence ATGAGTATATCCAGGAATGAGCCCGCCGGGAACGGAGATATAGCTCTGTCCGGCTTTCACCATATTACCTCTATAGCAGGTTCCGCCCAGGCCACAGCGGGATTTTACAGGGAGATCATCCGTTTACAGCTGGTCAAACGATCGGTCAATCCTGAAGATCCCTATTGCTATCATCTGTATTTCGGCGACGGGCAGGCCGCTCCCGGTACGCTATTGAGTTTCATGAACTGGCCGGGGGCCGTAAGTGGCAGACGCGGACACGGCGAAGCGGTTTCGGTGAGCCTTAACCTGAACGGAACGGCTTTCCGGCAACTTTTGGAAGCTATCATCATGAGGGAGATCGGGATAACCCGGCATAATGATCGTCAGCTGACCCTGTCCGATCCTGACGGCATGGAACTTCATATCCACTGTACGGATAACGAATGGCTTCTGCCGCAGAAGCACAAATGCGCCGCGGTGAGGATCGGGGGTGTTTCGCTTCGTGTACCTGAACCGGGGATCAGCGTTGATTTTTTTAAGGACCAGTTAGGCATGGTCCAAACAGGAAGTTCCGGTGAAAAGGCTGTCTTAGGTTTCAGAAATGGCCAGGACAGCTGGCTAAGGGTGACCGGTGGCCAGGAAGACCCTGCGTTAACGGCCTGCGGAAGTATCCATCACATCGCTTTTACGGTCCAGGACCGGGCAACCCTTACGGCTTTTTATGACTCACTGAAAACAGCAGGTTTCAATCCCTCGGCGATCATTGACCGCAGGTATTACGAATCCCTGTACGTACGGGAGCCGGGAGGCGTATTGGTCGAACTGGCTACCGCAGGCCCGGGTTTTCATACCGACGAGCTTTTGTCCGAACTGGGAACGAAACTAATGCTGCCAGAACATCTTGAATCGTGGCGGAACGAGATCGTTGCAAAACTTCCCCACATCAGTTAA
- a CDS encoding sigma 54-interacting transcriptional regulator, which yields MNNIKHKPASILIVEDEYIVANDLKMMLMKAGRRVCGIAQSYDEAMMLIGEKKPEWVLLDIFLKGEKNGIDIAKELGKTDIGFLYISANSDQAVLEQVKETDPYGFLVKPFREKDLLTMLSIAEHKHKQNLAIAAQQESAIRVKLEKMVARAGNEGWVDIFRAIQPMIPFDVLTVYPQRKRDGQIREFTLIRNSGDEYVLYDAGELMAKIGAQTSDLKKLSFAVPIQQKITAYNGHEFRRLRLDNPYIKLLSDHTGTFSALQVPAGDLFGQPYLLTFHSSKPEAYPQKVTELAGRLAVSLKACLRTLFSVDREEYLPQVKAPGQVANHLTGSGADFEGIIGQSPLLMTVLDKIRIVAPTDSTVLIQGESGTGKERIASCIHKLSYRRAQPYITLNCAALPSSLIESELFGHEKGAFTGAIDKRIGKFEQADKGTIFLDEVGELSLEVQVKLLRVLQEREIERLGGSNTIKVNVRVITATNRNLEKEVAEGRFRLDLYYRLNVFPMVLPPLRERREDIPLLTAHFIKKFNVLMNRSVKGVSAIAADQMARYQWPGNIRELEHLMERNVLLCADEVIQQIDLPVTKEQKNSVITVDGLLTMEEMERNYIINVLNRCNGKISGPGGAAEVLGMPSSTLTSRMGKLGIKKSDVYYSGDQ from the coding sequence ATGAATAACATAAAGCATAAACCCGCATCGATCCTGATCGTAGAAGATGAATATATCGTGGCGAACGATCTTAAAATGATGCTGATGAAGGCAGGCCGCAGGGTTTGCGGCATCGCCCAGTCCTATGATGAGGCCATGATGCTGATCGGGGAAAAAAAACCGGAATGGGTACTCCTGGATATTTTCCTTAAAGGCGAAAAGAACGGGATAGACATTGCCAAAGAATTAGGAAAGACGGATATCGGCTTCCTGTATATATCCGCCAACTCCGATCAGGCCGTATTGGAGCAGGTCAAGGAAACGGACCCTTACGGTTTCCTGGTCAAGCCCTTCCGGGAAAAGGACCTGTTGACCATGCTATCCATCGCCGAACATAAGCATAAGCAGAACCTGGCCATCGCGGCCCAGCAGGAATCCGCGATCAGGGTCAAACTTGAAAAAATGGTCGCGCGTGCAGGGAATGAGGGTTGGGTCGATATTTTCAGGGCGATCCAGCCGATGATCCCATTCGATGTACTGACGGTCTATCCTCAGAGAAAACGTGATGGTCAGATCAGGGAGTTCACCCTGATCAGGAACAGTGGTGATGAATACGTGTTGTATGATGCCGGAGAACTGATGGCGAAGATCGGCGCGCAGACGAGCGACCTTAAGAAACTAAGCTTTGCGGTACCCATTCAGCAAAAGATCACTGCTTACAATGGCCACGAGTTCAGGCGGCTCAGGCTGGATAACCCTTACATCAAACTGCTTAGTGATCATACCGGCACCTTTTCGGCGCTACAGGTACCGGCAGGCGATCTTTTCGGACAACCATACCTGTTGACCTTTCATTCATCGAAACCCGAAGCCTATCCCCAAAAGGTGACCGAACTGGCCGGGAGGCTGGCAGTATCCCTCAAAGCTTGCCTGCGCACCCTTTTTAGCGTGGACCGTGAAGAGTACCTGCCGCAGGTCAAGGCACCGGGGCAGGTAGCCAACCACCTCACCGGTTCCGGGGCAGATTTCGAGGGCATCATCGGGCAATCGCCTTTACTGATGACCGTACTGGATAAGATCAGGATAGTCGCGCCTACGGACTCGACGGTATTGATCCAGGGCGAGAGCGGCACGGGCAAGGAAAGGATCGCTTCCTGTATCCATAAACTATCTTACAGAAGAGCGCAACCCTACATCACGCTGAACTGTGCTGCTTTGCCATCCAGCCTGATCGAATCGGAGCTTTTCGGCCATGAAAAAGGAGCATTTACAGGGGCGATCGATAAGCGTATCGGCAAATTCGAGCAGGCGGACAAAGGCACGATATTCCTTGATGAGGTCGGCGAGCTTTCACTGGAGGTACAGGTAAAATTACTGCGTGTTCTACAGGAAAGAGAGATCGAAAGGCTGGGCGGGTCGAACACGATCAAGGTCAACGTCCGCGTGATAACAGCTACGAACCGGAACCTCGAAAAAGAGGTTGCCGAAGGCAGGTTCCGCCTGGACCTGTATTACCGGCTTAACGTTTTTCCGATGGTCCTTCCGCCGCTTCGGGAACGCCGGGAGGACATCCCTTTGCTGACCGCACATTTTATCAAAAAGTTCAATGTTCTGATGAACAGGTCGGTCAAAGGTGTTTCCGCGATAGCGGCCGATCAGATGGCGCGTTACCAGTGGCCGGGGAATATCAGGGAACTCGAACACCTGATGGAAAGAAATGTCCTGCTATGCGCGGACGAGGTGATCCAGCAGATCGACCTGCCGGTAACGAAAGAGCAAAAGAATTCGGTTATCACGGTGGACGGGTTACTGACCATGGAAGAAATGGAACGTAATTATATCATCAATGTACTGAACCGCTGTAATGGTAAGATCTCGGGGCCGGGCGGTGCAGCGGAAGTACTGGGAATGCCATCATCCACATTAACGTCCAGGATGGGTAAACTTGGGATCAAAAAGTCAGATGTTTATTATTCAGGAGATCAATAA
- a CDS encoding NAD(P)/FAD-dependent oxidoreductase: MKRIVIVGGGFGGISVMKGLAGSGEFRVTLVDRNNYNFFPPLLYQLATGFLEVANISYPFRKLMRKMRNSRFHMGEVTGVDTQKNLLLLEDGMLPYDVLIFAVGASTNYFGMENVRAHAMPMKTVNDALELKNHLLLQMEEASKITEISQRRKFLNIVVAGGGPTGVEVSGMLADIRHSVFPKDYPEMAALDSEAGIYLVDGTDAVLKPMSQRSQQDTLKNLTDMGIKVKLQVQVKDYDGETVTFSNGETIVAKTLVWAAGVTCPRFSGMPETAYGRGNRLMVDEYNQVKGLENIYAIGDCALQQHETLFPNGHPQLAQPAIQQGSNLAANLKNQESGSKRRPFKYWDKGSMAIIGRHKAVVDLPGNKTHFRGFIAWFMWLFVHLVSLINTRNMITTLFNWTGAYFSKDQALRMIIHPETKKKNN, encoded by the coding sequence ATGAAACGAATTGTCATTGTTGGCGGCGGTTTCGGTGGTATCAGCGTGATGAAGGGCCTCGCCGGTTCCGGGGAGTTCAGGGTCACGCTCGTTGACCGCAATAACTATAATTTTTTTCCGCCATTGCTTTATCAGCTGGCGACGGGTTTTCTTGAGGTGGCCAATATCAGTTATCCCTTTCGGAAACTGATGCGCAAAATGCGTAACAGCCGGTTCCATATGGGGGAAGTGACAGGCGTGGATACCCAAAAGAACCTGTTGCTCCTTGAAGACGGGATGCTTCCCTATGATGTCTTAATCTTCGCGGTGGGCGCATCCACCAATTATTTCGGGATGGAAAATGTCAGGGCGCATGCCATGCCGATGAAAACGGTCAATGATGCCCTTGAGCTCAAGAACCATCTGCTACTACAAATGGAAGAGGCATCCAAGATCACAGAGATCTCGCAACGCCGGAAGTTCCTGAATATCGTTGTGGCCGGAGGTGGTCCGACAGGCGTCGAGGTTTCAGGAATGCTTGCCGATATCAGGCACTCGGTCTTCCCCAAGGATTACCCGGAAATGGCCGCTCTGGATAGCGAGGCCGGTATCTACCTCGTTGACGGAACGGACGCGGTATTGAAACCCATGAGTCAGCGATCACAGCAGGATACGCTAAAGAACCTGACCGACATGGGCATCAAGGTAAAGTTGCAGGTCCAGGTCAAGGATTATGATGGTGAAACGGTCACATTTTCAAATGGGGAAACGATCGTTGCCAAAACACTGGTATGGGCCGCTGGTGTTACCTGCCCGCGTTTCAGCGGCATGCCTGAAACGGCATACGGTCGTGGGAACAGGCTGATGGTCGATGAATATAACCAGGTAAAAGGGCTGGAAAATATCTACGCCATCGGTGATTGCGCCCTGCAACAACACGAAACCCTTTTTCCGAATGGCCACCCGCAGCTCGCCCAACCGGCCATTCAGCAAGGCAGTAACCTCGCCGCAAACCTGAAGAACCAGGAGTCGGGTTCAAAACGCCGCCCTTTTAAATATTGGGATAAAGGTAGTATGGCCATTATCGGCAGGCATAAGGCGGTCGTAGACCTGCCGGGTAACAAGACCCATTTCAGGGGGTTCATCGCCTGGTTCATGTGGCTGTTCGTTCACCTTGTTTCCCTTATCAATACCCGGAACATGATCACCACGCTTTTCAACTGGACCGGTGCGTATTTTTCAAAAGATCAGGCACTGCGAATGATCATACATCCTGAAACCAAAAAGAAGAACAATTAA
- a CDS encoding SDR family oxidoreductase has product MELKGKVAIITGGASGIGLALAVRFIHEGAIVVISDINETALAEKAALIGAKGIPANVAKEEDIKALVEKATAAFGRVDVFVSNAGIAKFGDVFSTEAEWDLPWQINLMSHVYAAKYALPQMVERGSGYLLNVASAAGLLVEFHSAMYSTTKHAAIGLAEWLGSAYKDKGVTVSVLCPGPVNTPMAAGVAAMQEDALQPEEVADMVVKGMEAEQFMINTHEKIWKLYQVKGQDYEKYMELLVQRRAYKLGLDEK; this is encoded by the coding sequence ATGGAATTAAAAGGAAAAGTCGCCATCATTACCGGTGGCGCAAGCGGCATTGGCCTGGCGCTCGCGGTCAGGTTCATTCATGAAGGCGCTATTGTCGTGATCTCGGATATCAATGAAACAGCACTTGCTGAAAAAGCAGCGCTCATCGGTGCAAAGGGCATACCGGCCAATGTTGCCAAAGAAGAAGATATCAAGGCACTTGTCGAAAAAGCGACCGCTGCATTCGGACGTGTTGATGTATTCGTTTCCAATGCCGGTATCGCGAAGTTCGGCGATGTGTTTTCCACGGAAGCCGAATGGGACCTGCCATGGCAGATCAACCTGATGTCCCATGTTTATGCAGCGAAATATGCACTACCGCAAATGGTGGAACGTGGAAGCGGCTACCTCCTGAATGTCGCTTCGGCAGCCGGGTTATTGGTCGAGTTCCATTCCGCGATGTACAGTACGACCAAACATGCCGCCATAGGTTTGGCCGAATGGCTCGGCTCTGCCTATAAGGATAAAGGTGTTACCGTCAGCGTGCTTTGCCCTGGCCCTGTAAATACGCCAATGGCAGCAGGCGTTGCCGCCATGCAGGAAGATGCGCTGCAACCCGAAGAAGTTGCGGATATGGTCGTAAAGGGAATGGAAGCTGAACAATTTATGATCAACACGCATGAAAAGATCTGGAAACTGTACCAGGTCAAAGGGCAGGATTATGAAAAGTATATGGAACTGCTTGTACAGCGCCGGGCCTACAAACTGGGCCTGGACGAAAAATAA
- a CDS encoding histidine kinase dimerization/phosphoacceptor domain -containing protein: protein MRKWIGPICLTLLLFIRQAVTAQERAVTVKVLLDSAYRLVNKPGEQKNDLSKARAYAIQAFNRSLDEKDLRSEGRAATLLSQVFREGGDRNEGHKWSEKAYKLLERTRFHEAFADAAVEASSYYTLEGEDLKKKVGLYKVVVERYRQAGTKLKQADALKYLGDLTTLTGDFVASYKFLTSALNIYQALGHKEIRDLYDLLGYNCMSLSMSHDALKYGLEAVKMIEAQGDTSISTSTSYNRLGITYQVLKDYSHAGIFFEKALRIAERYHDTSSVLVIAANLSESYRARSMYRKQLSILQQTERNYQIKDPYYRMLFWSKSMDVYARMKDMDNAAVYAKRLADFLSGIDRHDVKYANLTIKLAQYYLLENQFLKARGMLKDVSEICEKQGNISQLAAVSLCLFRADSAQGDLKGAIAHFKKYKFWQDSLLNQKSKHDLGQMNALYESEKKDRELQTNSRDIALLREKDKLSESQIKNEILLRNITVIGTCLAILIAFIIYRRYRSKQRTNERLERQQEEINDQNSSLKTLLLEREWLLKEIHHRVKNNLQIVISLLNTQSAFLNDEQALFAIRNSQHRMHAMSLIHQKLYQSESLSGIDLAVYIRELVAYLRDSYETESKISYQVDAQSLMLDVSQAVPIGLILNEAITNSIKYAFPDDGRGTISISLKQPGPAEALLSIADSGVGIPDDFDPDESPSLGMNLIRGLSRQLGGKLKISNSPGLTIILEFPIDNPINTQVPKT from the coding sequence ATGAGAAAATGGATCGGACCGATATGTTTAACCCTGTTATTGTTCATCAGACAGGCCGTGACCGCCCAGGAAAGGGCGGTCACGGTGAAGGTCTTGCTGGATAGTGCATACCGGCTGGTAAACAAACCTGGAGAGCAAAAAAATGACCTTTCCAAAGCCAGGGCTTACGCCATACAAGCCTTTAACCGGAGCCTGGATGAAAAGGATCTTCGGTCAGAAGGCCGGGCCGCGACGCTTTTATCACAGGTGTTCCGCGAGGGTGGCGACAGGAATGAGGGCCATAAATGGTCAGAAAAAGCTTATAAACTTCTTGAACGGACCAGGTTTCATGAAGCCTTCGCCGATGCGGCTGTGGAGGCATCTTCCTATTATACACTTGAAGGTGAAGACCTGAAAAAAAAGGTCGGACTGTACAAGGTCGTTGTCGAGCGTTATCGCCAGGCCGGTACCAAGCTTAAACAGGCGGATGCACTCAAGTATCTCGGGGACCTAACCACGCTTACCGGTGATTTCGTTGCAAGCTACAAATTCCTTACCTCCGCACTGAACATTTACCAGGCTCTCGGGCATAAGGAAATACGTGACCTGTATGACCTCCTGGGTTATAACTGCATGTCCTTATCCATGAGCCACGATGCGCTGAAATATGGCTTGGAGGCTGTCAAGATGATCGAAGCACAGGGGGACACCAGCATCAGTACCAGCACGAGTTATAACCGGTTGGGGATCACTTACCAGGTCTTAAAGGACTATTCCCATGCCGGTATATTCTTTGAAAAAGCGCTCAGGATAGCGGAGCGTTACCATGACACCAGCAGTGTGCTGGTCATCGCTGCGAATTTAAGTGAATCATACCGGGCAAGGTCGATGTACCGCAAACAATTATCGATCCTGCAGCAAACGGAACGAAATTACCAAATAAAGGACCCTTACTACCGGATGCTGTTCTGGTCTAAATCCATGGATGTGTATGCCCGGATGAAGGACATGGACAATGCCGCTGTTTACGCGAAAAGACTGGCTGATTTTTTATCAGGAATAGACAGGCATGATGTTAAATATGCTAACCTCACCATCAAACTTGCCCAATATTATCTTTTAGAGAATCAGTTCCTGAAGGCCAGGGGGATGCTTAAAGACGTTTCCGAGATCTGCGAAAAGCAGGGGAATATATCACAGCTGGCGGCGGTCAGCCTTTGCCTGTTCAGGGCGGACTCGGCACAAGGTGACCTTAAGGGAGCTATAGCGCATTTCAAAAAATATAAATTCTGGCAGGACTCGCTATTGAATCAGAAAAGCAAGCATGACCTTGGGCAAATGAATGCGCTTTACGAATCCGAAAAAAAGGACCGTGAGTTGCAGACCAACTCCAGGGATATCGCCTTGCTGAGGGAAAAGGATAAACTGAGTGAGAGTCAAATTAAGAATGAAATATTGCTCCGCAACATTACGGTGATCGGCACCTGCCTGGCCATTCTGATCGCCTTCATTATTTACAGGCGCTACCGCTCTAAGCAACGAACGAACGAACGGCTGGAAAGGCAGCAGGAAGAGATCAATGACCAGAACAGCTCGCTGAAAACCCTGCTTCTCGAACGCGAATGGCTGTTGAAAGAGATCCATCACCGGGTAAAAAATAACCTTCAGATCGTGATCAGCCTGCTGAATACCCAGTCCGCTTTTCTGAATGATGAACAGGCCCTGTTCGCGATCAGGAACAGCCAGCACCGCATGCATGCCATGTCCCTGATCCATCAAAAACTGTATCAGTCGGAAAGCCTTTCAGGGATCGATCTGGCCGTTTATATCCGTGAACTGGTGGCCTATCTGAGGGACAGTTATGAAACGGAAAGTAAGATCAGCTACCAGGTAGATGCTCAGAGCCTCATGCTGGATGTATCACAGGCCGTACCGATCGGCCTGATCCTGAATGAGGCGATCACCAATTCGATCAAATACGCATTCCCGGACGATGGCAGAGGCACGATCAGTATCAGTTTAAAACAGCCTGGCCCAGCTGAGGCGCTTTTGTCGATCGCCGACTCTGGTGTCGGCATCCCGGATGATTTCGACCCGGATGAAAGTCCATCGTTAGGAATGAACCTCATCCGTGGATTGAGCCGGCAGCTTGGTGGCAAACTAAAGATCAGTAACTCACCGGGGCTGACGATCATACTTGAATTCCCCATCGATAATCCGATCAATACACAAGTACCGAAGACATGA